The following are encoded together in the Candidatus Babeliales bacterium genome:
- a CDS encoding amidase yields MQHGFFLDYSIQQTLQAYRDNLLDPVYVAESIISFVQSTDTTLHAWEHFDAEYFLQQAYLARENIQKGYSRPFEGIPVGIKDIINTTRFQTQMGSALWQGFFPGNDARVVYHVERSGGIIPGKTSSAEFGVHALSETKNPHNFAVSPGTSSSGSAVAVATGMLPVALGTQTAGSIVRPASFCGVYGVKPSFGLIPRTGILKTTDTLDSVGFFVSHAQDLAHVLNALRVSGKDYPFIYEALDNYCVPKGPRSRPWRVGFVRTHTWNYAYNYAQEAMIDWVQKLAGGHEVSVEEIQLPEQLNKAHDIHRIIYNRSLAYYFQEEFKQKESVSERMVELIEDGLTIISQDYQQALVQQREMVSLVDSVFEKYDVLVSLSTAGQAPLRYEIELPDPALMWTMTYVPVVSAPVFTAPSGLPFGVQLIARRYQDLHLFTFIDHLIALNLLPVSTNPILKKNKRADYVEASL; encoded by the coding sequence ATGCAACATGGTTTTTTTTTAGATTATAGTATTCAGCAAACGCTTCAGGCATATCGGGATAATCTTTTAGATCCTGTTTATGTTGCTGAATCAATTATTAGTTTTGTGCAAAGTACTGACACAACGTTGCATGCTTGGGAACACTTTGATGCAGAATATTTTTTGCAACAAGCTTACTTGGCGCGAGAAAATATTCAAAAAGGATACTCAAGACCGTTTGAAGGCATTCCGGTTGGTATAAAAGATATTATTAATACAACTCGTTTTCAGACGCAAATGGGGAGTGCTTTGTGGCAAGGATTTTTTCCAGGAAATGATGCGCGTGTTGTGTACCATGTTGAGCGATCTGGTGGCATAATCCCAGGCAAAACATCATCGGCTGAATTTGGTGTTCATGCGTTGAGTGAAACAAAAAATCCCCACAATTTTGCTGTTTCTCCGGGAACTTCTTCAAGCGGCTCTGCCGTTGCTGTGGCAACAGGTATGCTTCCAGTTGCGCTTGGTACGCAGACGGCAGGCTCAATTGTCAGGCCAGCAAGCTTTTGTGGTGTTTATGGTGTAAAGCCATCTTTTGGGCTTATTCCGCGTACTGGTATTTTAAAGACGACTGATACGTTGGATTCTGTAGGTTTTTTTGTGAGTCATGCGCAAGATTTGGCTCATGTTTTAAATGCGCTCAGAGTTTCTGGTAAAGATTATCCATTTATTTATGAAGCCTTGGATAATTATTGTGTACCGAAAGGGCCTCGGAGTCGGCCATGGCGTGTAGGTTTTGTGCGTACGCACACGTGGAATTATGCTTACAATTATGCTCAAGAGGCTATGATTGATTGGGTCCAAAAACTAGCTGGGGGGCATGAGGTTTCTGTTGAAGAAATTCAATTGCCCGAGCAGTTGAACAAAGCTCATGACATTCACCGAATAATTTATAACAGATCACTTGCTTACTATTTTCAAGAAGAGTTTAAACAAAAAGAATCAGTATCTGAAAGAATGGTTGAGCTCATTGAAGATGGCTTAACAATTATTTCTCAAGATTATCAGCAAGCTTTAGTTCAACAGCGTGAAATGGTTAGTTTGGTTGATTCGGTCTTTGAAAAGTATGATGTACTTGTTTCGCTAAGTACTGCTGGCCAAGCGCCGTTGCGTTATGAAATAGAGTTGCCAGATCCTGCGTTGATGTGGACTATGACGTATGTTCCTGTTGTGAGTGCACCTGTTTTTACCGCGCCTTCAGGGTTGCCTTTTGGTGTTCAGCTGATTGCGCGTCGTTATCAAGATCTTCATTTATTCACTTTTATTGACCATCTTATTGCATTAAATTTGTTGCCGGTTTCAACAAATCCAATACTTAAAAAAAATAAAAGAGCTGACTATGTTGAGGCTTCTTTATGA
- a CDS encoding N-acetyl sugar amidotransferase produces MNEQNSTPPFQHLQYCVRCCIPETQEGVDFDEMGICQACRSSEEKMHINWAEREKDLRAILEDAKAKSGDNYDCIIPISGGKDSTFQLHVLTKVYGMKPLAVTFSHNWFSGTGMYNLLNSLEKFNVDHIMFTPNRSLVNRTARRSLEAIGDACWHCHAGVGAFPLQVAVAYKIPLLIWGESISESSGRASYKCKRLQFDKDYFLSVSAKRKPEEMVCDYLTMKDMAPFKNPTPEECLKVGVHGIHLGDYIFWDDERQMEFVRDNYAWKETNIDGTYKRYKSAECIMPGVHDFTCYLKRGYGRGTFHASVDVRAGLLTREEGFELAKKHDSLRPDALDYYLKITGLTEDEFHKIMEGHRLKKLGKIAMPIHFKNKEHRKSVKPFVEELIEKTNKENI; encoded by the coding sequence ATGAACGAACAAAATAGTACTCCTCCGTTCCAACATTTACAATATTGCGTTCGCTGTTGCATTCCAGAAACGCAAGAAGGCGTTGATTTTGATGAGATGGGTATTTGCCAGGCCTGTCGTTCATCTGAAGAGAAAATGCACATTAATTGGGCGGAGCGTGAAAAAGATTTAAGAGCAATCTTAGAAGATGCAAAAGCAAAATCTGGCGATAACTACGATTGCATAATTCCTATCAGTGGTGGTAAAGATAGCACTTTTCAGCTTCATGTCCTCACAAAAGTTTATGGTATGAAGCCTTTGGCTGTTACGTTTAGCCACAATTGGTTCAGTGGTACGGGCATGTACAACCTTTTGAATTCGCTTGAAAAATTTAATGTTGATCACATTATGTTTACGCCAAATCGCAGCTTGGTAAACCGTACTGCTCGTCGCTCGCTTGAAGCTATTGGTGATGCGTGTTGGCATTGTCATGCCGGTGTTGGTGCATTTCCTTTGCAAGTAGCCGTTGCATACAAAATACCACTGCTTATTTGGGGTGAGTCGATATCTGAGTCGTCTGGACGCGCTTCATACAAATGTAAGCGTTTGCAGTTTGATAAAGATTATTTTCTTTCTGTTTCTGCTAAGCGCAAACCAGAAGAAATGGTGTGTGATTATTTGACCATGAAAGATATGGCGCCGTTCAAAAATCCAACACCAGAAGAATGCTTAAAAGTTGGTGTTCATGGTATTCATTTGGGAGACTATATTTTTTGGGATGATGAGCGCCAAATGGAATTTGTGCGTGACAACTACGCTTGGAAAGAAACTAATATTGACGGTACGTATAAGCGTTATAAAAGTGCTGAGTGTATTATGCCAGGTGTTCATGACTTTACGTGCTATCTCAAGCGTGGCTATGGCCGTGGAACTTTTCATGCCAGTGTAGATGTGCGAGCAGGTCTTTTAACGCGTGAAGAGGGTTTTGAGCTGGCAAAAAAACATGATTCGCTCAGGCCCGATGCGCTTGATTATTACCTAAAAATTACCGGCCTAACTGAAGATGAATTTCATAAAATTATGGAAGGTCATCGCTTAAAAAAACTGGGGAAAATTGCTATGCCAATTCATTTTAAAAACAAAGAGCATAGGAAATCGGTGAAGCCTTTTGTGGAAGAATTGATTGAAAAAACCAACAAAGAAAATATTTAG
- a CDS encoding GNAT family N-acetyltransferase, with amino-acid sequence MNAPFLIGEKIYLRALCQQDLEDDYIAWLNDADVCRFNSHHVFPYGKKAAQSFLDMVTDNPAFLVCAIVRKDNDKHIGNIALQNINYISRNAEYAIILGDKNSWGQGYAKEASIMLLKHGFLELNLHRVHCGTSVRNIAMQKLAHYMVMKEEGLRRQALFKHGEFVDILEYGLLREEFLAKFNQPAVQSATVF; translated from the coding sequence ATGAATGCACCGTTTTTAATTGGCGAAAAAATTTATTTACGAGCGCTTTGTCAGCAAGATCTAGAAGATGATTATATTGCTTGGCTTAACGATGCTGATGTGTGTCGTTTTAATTCGCATCACGTTTTTCCTTATGGGAAAAAAGCAGCACAGAGTTTTCTTGATATGGTCACAGATAATCCAGCTTTTTTGGTATGTGCTATTGTTCGTAAAGATAATGATAAGCATATTGGGAATATTGCTCTACAAAATATTAATTATATTAGTAGAAATGCTGAATATGCCATTATTTTGGGTGATAAAAATTCATGGGGACAAGGTTATGCTAAAGAAGCTTCGATTATGCTTTTGAAGCATGGTTTTTTGGAACTTAATTTGCACAGAGTGCATTGTGGAACGTCTGTTCGCAATATTGCCATGCAAAAACTTGCCCATTATATGGTAATGAAAGAAGAAGGTCTTCGAAGGCAAGCTCTGTTTAAGCATGGAGAGTTTGTTGATATTCTTGAATATGGTCTACTGCGTGAAGAATTTCTTGCAAAGTTTAATCAACCAGCAGTGCAGAGCGCTACTGTTTTTTAG
- a CDS encoding DegT/DnrJ/EryC1/StrS family aminotransferase, with amino-acid sequence MNDVQTLQKIKEYKAISPLAVHGGQKIRTKKFPPYHLIDQEVENAVVKVLRSGVLSRYLGAWHQDFYGGPQVRAFEEAWAAHFGVKHAIAVNSATSGLYAAVGAAGIEPGDEIIVTPFSMSASAVAPLVYHAIPVFADIEKDYFCLDIASIEQRITPRTKAIVIVDLFGLPYDALAVNELARKHKLLVIEDCAQAPGALYKNKSAGTLGDMGVYSLNYHKHIHTGEGGVVVTDNDELAERLRLIRNHAEAVIDAKGDAHFTNMIGFNYRLTEMQAVIGLALLKHLKPLVQARVENVTYLEKKLAAIPALTMPKVRQDCTHAYYLHAIKFDELLAGISRDAFVNAVKAELEVTEWRETEGVKVNAGYVKPLYLQSIYQKKQVYGTSHYPWTLQPQGGEASYVPGICPVTERMHNHELIVHELMRPGMTKQDLDDVVRAFEKVWENRKLL; translated from the coding sequence ATGAATGACGTTCAAACATTGCAAAAAATAAAAGAATATAAAGCGATATCGCCATTGGCTGTGCATGGTGGTCAAAAAATCCGAACAAAAAAATTTCCTCCTTACCACTTGATTGATCAAGAGGTTGAAAATGCTGTTGTGAAAGTTTTACGATCCGGTGTACTTTCTCGCTACCTTGGCGCATGGCATCAAGATTTTTATGGAGGTCCACAAGTTCGTGCTTTTGAAGAAGCGTGGGCGGCTCATTTTGGTGTTAAGCATGCTATAGCAGTTAACTCTGCGACTTCTGGCTTGTATGCTGCGGTTGGTGCTGCTGGCATTGAACCGGGTGATGAAATTATCGTAACACCGTTCAGTATGTCTGCTTCTGCTGTGGCACCGTTGGTGTACCATGCAATACCTGTTTTTGCTGACATAGAAAAAGATTATTTTTGTCTCGATATTGCATCAATTGAGCAACGCATTACGCCGCGCACTAAAGCAATTGTTATTGTTGATCTTTTTGGTTTGCCTTACGACGCTCTGGCAGTTAATGAGCTTGCACGTAAACATAAGTTGCTGGTGATTGAAGATTGTGCCCAGGCACCAGGTGCTTTATATAAAAACAAAAGTGCTGGTACATTGGGTGATATGGGCGTTTATTCGCTTAATTATCACAAGCATATTCACACTGGTGAGGGTGGAGTGGTAGTAACTGATAACGACGAATTGGCAGAGCGGTTGCGGCTTATTCGTAACCATGCTGAAGCAGTGATTGATGCCAAAGGTGATGCGCATTTTACCAATATGATTGGTTTTAATTATCGCCTAACGGAAATGCAGGCAGTTATAGGGCTTGCTTTGCTCAAGCATTTAAAGCCGCTTGTTCAAGCGCGTGTAGAAAATGTTACTTATTTAGAAAAAAAACTGGCAGCTATTCCTGCTTTAACAATGCCAAAGGTTCGTCAGGATTGCACGCATGCCTATTATCTTCACGCTATAAAATTTGACGAGTTGTTGGCTGGAATTTCTCGCGATGCATTTGTTAATGCGGTAAAAGCAGAACTTGAGGTGACGGAGTGGCGCGAAACCGAAGGCGTTAAAGTTAACGCTGGGTATGTTAAGCCGCTGTACCTTCAATCGATATATCAAAAAAAACAGGTGTATGGAACTTCGCATTATCCATGGACTTTGCAACCACAAGGGGGTGAAGCTTCTTATGTTCCGGGCATATGTCCAGTTACTGAGCGCATGCACAACCACGAGCTGATTGTTCATGAACTTATGCGTCCTGGTATGACCAAACAGGATTTAGATGATGTTGTTCGAGCATTTGAAAAAGTTTGGGAAAATAGAAAATTATTATGA
- a CDS encoding Gfo/Idh/MocA family oxidoreductase, whose protein sequence is MKYRVLIIGAGRIGAFFDSPSDSHIITHAHAFSQHPAFELVGFVDADIDCAKQAAQRWSTQFFASLEQAFSVRSIDVVCVATPDQTHYDILQQLARYPVRLVFAEKPLTKTLEQAYKIRQLYTQAGIPILVNYSRRFVPEFHEMRRRVHAGEFGRFIAGTGYYGKGFLHNGSHMLDFVRFLLGDITSVDCIQKVFDYYDDDPSVMGKLHLADYDALFFLQPVDCRLFTIFEMDFLFEKRRVRIVDSGFCIEEYAVLPSTLFQGYSNLVLTNKQSSSLAQALYGAADNIAHFLTCQQRLSCTLDDAYAVMKLCTQDSHAKENTPLRA, encoded by the coding sequence ATGAAGTATCGAGTTTTAATTATTGGCGCTGGCCGGATAGGTGCTTTTTTTGATTCTCCCAGCGACAGTCATATTATTACCCACGCGCATGCGTTTTCTCAGCATCCAGCTTTTGAGCTAGTTGGTTTTGTTGATGCTGACATTGACTGTGCCAAGCAAGCTGCCCAGCGGTGGAGTACGCAATTTTTTGCCTCACTTGAGCAAGCCTTTTCGGTGCGTAGTATCGACGTTGTGTGTGTTGCAACGCCAGATCAAACGCATTATGATATTCTTCAGCAACTTGCACGCTATCCCGTTAGACTTGTTTTTGCTGAAAAGCCGCTCACCAAAACGCTTGAGCAGGCGTATAAGATTAGGCAATTGTATACGCAGGCAGGTATTCCCATTTTAGTTAATTATTCGCGGCGTTTTGTACCTGAGTTTCATGAAATGCGGCGGCGAGTGCACGCTGGAGAATTTGGGCGTTTTATTGCCGGTACGGGGTATTATGGCAAGGGCTTCTTGCACAACGGTTCGCACATGCTTGATTTTGTGAGGTTTTTGTTGGGGGACATAACTTCGGTTGATTGCATACAAAAAGTTTTTGATTATTATGACGATGACCCCAGCGTTATGGGAAAATTGCACTTGGCAGATTATGATGCATTGTTTTTTTTACAACCAGTTGATTGCCGTTTGTTTACCATTTTTGAAATGGATTTTTTGTTTGAAAAGAGACGGGTGCGTATTGTAGACAGCGGCTTTTGTATTGAAGAATATGCCGTTTTGCCAAGTACGCTTTTTCAAGGCTATTCAAATCTTGTGCTTACGAATAAGCAGTCTTCTTCGTTGGCGCAGGCTTTATATGGTGCTGCCGATAACATTGCTCATTTTTTGACTTGCCAACAACGTTTATCTTGTACGCTTGATGATGCTTATGCTGTTATGAAGTTGTGTACGCAGGATTCCCATGCAAAAGAAAATACTCCTCTTCGCGCATGA
- the pseF gene encoding pseudaminic acid cytidylyltransferase: MNNHSCVAIIPARGGSKRIPRKNIKSFLGQPIISYSIQAALQAGCFDEVMVSTDDVEIADIAKNVGAQVPFIRSASNADDHAMLADVIEEVLLEYHKQGKNFTYFCCILPTAPFVSAQRLKEGFAMLTESKVDSVVPVVRFSYPVQRAVRVDDDKLSMLWPENYNKRSQDLEPVYHDCGQFYFMKSQSLLEQKQLFAKNTMAIKLSELEVQDIDSLEDWKIAELKYKVINNLVG; the protein is encoded by the coding sequence ATGAATAATCACTCATGTGTTGCTATTATTCCTGCTCGTGGCGGTAGTAAGCGTATTCCAAGAAAAAATATAAAATCTTTTTTGGGCCAGCCGATTATAAGCTATTCAATTCAGGCTGCGTTGCAAGCAGGCTGTTTTGATGAAGTTATGGTTTCTACTGATGATGTGGAAATTGCAGACATTGCAAAAAATGTGGGAGCTCAGGTTCCCTTTATTCGTTCGGCGTCTAATGCCGATGATCATGCAATGTTGGCCGATGTTATTGAAGAGGTCTTGCTTGAGTATCACAAGCAAGGCAAGAACTTTACCTATTTTTGCTGCATATTGCCAACAGCACCGTTTGTTTCTGCGCAACGCTTGAAAGAGGGCTTTGCCATGCTTACTGAATCGAAAGTTGATTCAGTAGTGCCGGTGGTGCGGTTTAGCTATCCGGTTCAGCGAGCCGTGCGGGTTGACGATGACAAATTAAGTATGTTGTGGCCAGAAAATTATAATAAACGTTCGCAAGATCTAGAACCTGTTTATCATGATTGTGGGCAGTTTTACTTCATGAAATCGCAAAGTCTTCTCGAGCAAAAACAGTTGTTTGCCAAAAATACTATGGCAATAAAGCTTTCTGAGCTTGAAGTGCAAGACATTGATTCGCTTGAAGATTGGAAAATTGCAGAACTAAAATACAAAGTTATTAATAATCTTGTTGGATAA
- a CDS encoding N-acetylneuraminate synthase family protein, whose product MKYDNKFFVDDREVSATAPTYFIADIAANHDGDLSRAKDLIYLAKEAGADVAKFQHFIADGIVSDYGFKSLGRQLSHQATWKKTVFETYQENECRREWTEELVKTAHDAKITVFTAPYDYDAVDLWDKYAPAFKIGSGDVTWTPFIETIAKKNKPVFLATGASCMEEVERAVTAVIKHNKKIVLMQCNTNYTASLENFKYINLNVLKTYAHTFPGMILGLSDHTPGHATVLGAVALGARVIEKHFTDDNNRIGPDHLFSMSPVAWRDMVDRTRELEYALGDGVKRVEANEQESVVLQRRCIRFKRDMAAGEIITEHDVEYLRPAPQDAFSPWEKDTVLGKSLKVAKVCGDGLLHADL is encoded by the coding sequence ATGAAATACGACAATAAATTTTTTGTTGATGATCGCGAAGTTTCGGCTACTGCTCCTACCTATTTTATAGCGGACATTGCAGCAAATCATGATGGCGATCTCTCTCGAGCAAAAGATTTAATTTATTTAGCCAAAGAGGCTGGTGCAGATGTTGCAAAATTTCAACACTTCATAGCCGATGGTATTGTGAGTGATTATGGTTTTAAGAGCTTGGGTCGCCAACTTAGTCATCAAGCTACCTGGAAAAAAACTGTTTTTGAAACGTATCAAGAAAATGAATGTCGTCGTGAATGGACTGAAGAGTTAGTAAAAACTGCGCATGACGCAAAGATAACTGTTTTTACGGCGCCGTATGATTATGATGCGGTAGATTTGTGGGACAAGTATGCTCCAGCTTTTAAAATTGGTTCTGGTGATGTGACGTGGACACCTTTTATTGAAACTATCGCAAAAAAAAATAAGCCTGTTTTTTTGGCAACGGGTGCCTCTTGCATGGAAGAAGTTGAACGTGCTGTTACTGCTGTTATAAAGCACAACAAAAAAATTGTTTTGATGCAGTGCAATACTAATTACACAGCCTCTTTAGAAAATTTTAAGTATATCAATCTTAATGTTCTAAAAACGTATGCGCATACGTTTCCTGGCATGATTTTGGGACTTTCAGATCACACGCCTGGCCATGCAACGGTACTGGGTGCGGTGGCACTTGGTGCTCGCGTTATTGAAAAGCATTTTACTGATGATAACAACAGAATTGGCCCCGACCATCTATTTTCAATGAGTCCGGTAGCCTGGCGGGATATGGTTGATAGAACCAGAGAGTTAGAATATGCCCTTGGTGATGGCGTGAAGCGCGTTGAAGCAAATGAGCAAGAATCGGTTGTTTTACAACGTCGGTGCATTCGCTTTAAGCGTGATATGGCAGCTGGCGAAATAATTACCGAGCATGATGTTGAATATTTGCGCCCAGCTCCTCAAGATGCCTTTAGTCCCTGGGAAAAAGATACAGTTTTAGGCAAGTCTTTAAAGGTTGCTAAGGTTTGTGGTGATGGTTTATTACACGCAGATTTATAA
- a CDS encoding sugar nucleotide-binding protein produces the protein MRLLVLGSTGMLGQALMKEAKDRNLEALGMADSGCADVLFDICDDAKLTKLIDDYRPTTIINTVALVNLGVCEQDPGLAYRVNTRPAGILANVCRKYAIRLIHISTDHYYTGGIDSKHDENGKIVLLNEYARTKYLAECLALAYDNALVVRTNIVGFRQQPNSPTFVEWALKVIQNDEPCVLFDDFYTSSIDVAQFSKVLFDLLNNNVSGVINLACRDVSSKKDFILGLSTGLGKSLTKATIGSVIKSSYQGVVRAESLGLDVGRAEEILGYQLPTKDAVLKSLIMQATRKFDEIRQ, from the coding sequence ATGCGATTATTAGTTTTAGGTTCAACGGGTATGTTGGGTCAAGCTCTTATGAAAGAAGCAAAAGATCGTAATCTTGAAGCTTTGGGTATGGCAGATTCGGGTTGTGCAGACGTTCTTTTTGATATTTGCGATGATGCCAAACTGACTAAATTAATTGATGACTATCGGCCTACTACAATAATTAATACCGTAGCTCTAGTAAATTTGGGAGTATGCGAGCAAGACCCTGGCCTTGCGTACCGGGTTAACACGCGGCCTGCCGGAATTTTGGCAAATGTGTGCCGTAAGTATGCTATTCGCTTAATTCATATTTCTACCGATCATTATTACACTGGCGGGATTGACAGTAAGCACGATGAAAACGGAAAAATAGTCTTGCTTAATGAGTATGCTAGAACCAAATATTTAGCCGAGTGTTTGGCTTTAGCATATGATAATGCGCTTGTTGTACGAACAAATATTGTTGGCTTTCGTCAGCAGCCAAATAGCCCTACCTTTGTTGAGTGGGCGCTTAAGGTTATACAAAATGACGAACCATGCGTTCTTTTTGATGATTTTTATACTTCAAGTATTGATGTTGCCCAATTTTCAAAAGTGTTGTTTGACCTTTTAAACAATAATGTTTCTGGTGTTATTAATCTTGCTTGTAGAGATGTTTCAAGTAAAAAAGATTTTATTTTGGGTTTATCAACCGGTCTTGGAAAATCTCTTACCAAAGCAACTATTGGTAGCGTTATTAAAAGTTCGTATCAGGGGGTTGTTCGTGCCGAAAGTCTTGGTTTAGATGTTGGCCGGGCAGAAGAAATTCTTGGTTATCAATTACCAACCAAAGATGCCGTACTCAAAAGTTTAATTATGCAAGCTACAAGGAAATTTGATGAAATACGACAATAA
- a CDS encoding sugar phosphate isomerase/epimerase, whose translation MYKFGLKVWSTNERYINDARKLYEQGLYSYIELYAVPGSFDRYVSLWTSLNIPFVIHAPHFAHGLNLSKKECEQSNQKILSESLRWADSLSALFVVVHPGVGGNIEQTAEQFKKFFDKRMLIENKPYHIVPELGNGQTAVGYLPEHIRAVMEFSGVGFCLDAGHAICAANALGYEPYYFVNQFNKLKPTMYHLTDGDQKGVYDVHWHFGAGTFDLGKIFSIYPTNSLLTIETEKKYQDSLADFEQDVAFLKTIEKKLFANGMQMVG comes from the coding sequence ATGTATAAATTTGGTCTAAAAGTTTGGTCAACTAATGAGCGATATATTAACGATGCAAGAAAACTTTATGAGCAAGGGCTTTATTCGTACATTGAGCTTTATGCAGTTCCTGGCTCATTTGATCGCTATGTTTCTTTATGGACTTCATTAAATATTCCGTTTGTTATTCATGCGCCACATTTTGCGCATGGTCTCAATTTATCTAAAAAAGAATGTGAACAAAGCAATCAAAAGATTTTAAGCGAATCGTTGCGTTGGGCCGATTCTTTGAGTGCGTTATTTGTGGTGGTACATCCTGGCGTTGGTGGAAACATTGAGCAGACAGCTGAGCAATTTAAGAAATTTTTTGATAAACGCATGTTAATTGAAAATAAACCATATCATATCGTACCAGAATTGGGCAATGGCCAGACCGCTGTTGGTTATTTGCCAGAGCATATAAGGGCAGTTATGGAATTTTCTGGTGTTGGTTTTTGCCTTGACGCCGGACATGCTATTTGTGCAGCTAATGCTTTGGGCTACGAACCTTACTATTTTGTTAATCAGTTTAATAAGCTTAAGCCGACTATGTATCACTTGACTGATGGCGATCAAAAGGGTGTTTACGATGTTCACTGGCACTTTGGTGCAGGGACGTTTGATTTGGGTAAAATTTTTTCGATATATCCGACAAATAGTTTGCTAACGATTGAAACTGAAAAAAAATATCAAGACAGCTTGGCTGATTTTGAGCAAGATGTTGCTTTTTTAAAAACGATAGAAAAGAAGCTATTTGCCAACGGTATGCAGATGGTTGGGTGA
- the pseB gene encoding UDP-N-acetylglucosamine 4,6-dehydratase (inverting): MKSARSLLVTGGTGSFGNAFIEIVLQRYPNLERIVVLSRDEYKQFIMSNRPEFRGNKKLRFFIGDVRDKERLYRAFDGIDIVVHAAALKQVPSCEYNPFEAVKTNILGAQNVIDAAIDCKVKKVIALSTDKACAPINLYGATKLCSDKLFVAGNVYSGAYKTRFAVVRYGNVAGSRGSVIPYFQHLIKSGAHELPITDTRMTRFWLKLEDAVEMVLQAFEIMEGGELFVKKIPSMRVTDLVQAIAPAISLRNVGIRPGEKIHEMMITSEDARHTYEYDDYYVIEPEYKIMGATSSLHKNARPVAPDFEYHSGNNNEWLTVDQMRTMIDSL; this comes from the coding sequence ATGAAATCGGCACGTTCATTGTTGGTAACTGGCGGGACAGGCTCTTTTGGTAATGCTTTTATTGAAATTGTTTTACAACGTTATCCAAATCTAGAGCGCATCGTAGTTTTGTCGCGTGATGAATATAAACAATTTATTATGTCCAACAGACCTGAATTTCGTGGCAATAAAAAATTACGTTTTTTTATTGGTGATGTGCGCGACAAAGAGCGCTTGTATCGTGCCTTTGACGGCATTGATATTGTTGTTCATGCTGCCGCTCTCAAGCAAGTGCCGTCGTGCGAATACAACCCTTTTGAAGCAGTAAAAACTAATATTCTTGGTGCGCAAAATGTTATTGATGCGGCAATTGACTGCAAGGTTAAAAAAGTTATTGCATTAAGTACGGACAAAGCCTGTGCGCCCATAAATTTGTATGGTGCTACCAAGCTTTGTTCAGACAAGCTTTTTGTTGCAGGCAATGTGTACAGCGGTGCTTACAAAACGCGTTTTGCTGTGGTGCGCTATGGCAATGTGGCCGGTAGTCGTGGCTCGGTAATTCCCTATTTTCAGCATTTAATTAAATCAGGCGCGCATGAGTTGCCCATTACCGACACGCGCATGACGCGCTTTTGGCTTAAGCTTGAAGATGCGGTAGAAATGGTTTTGCAAGCGTTTGAAATTATGGAAGGCGGCGAGCTTTTTGTAAAAAAAATTCCATCAATGCGCGTGACCGATTTGGTGCAGGCAATTGCGCCGGCAATTTCATTGCGCAATGTTGGCATTCGGCCTGGTGAGAAAATTCATGAAATGATGATAACCAGCGAAGATGCGCGCCATACGTATGAATATGATGATTATTATGTGATAGAGCCTGAATATAAAATAATGGGTGCTACTAGCTCATTGCATAAAAATGCGCGTCCGGTGGCGCCAGATTTTGAGTATCACAGCGGGAATAATAATGAATGGCTTACGGTTGATCAGATGCGCACGATGATTGATTCTTTGTAG